One genomic window of Arachis hypogaea cultivar Tifrunner chromosome 8, arahy.Tifrunner.gnm2.J5K5, whole genome shotgun sequence includes the following:
- the LOC112706550 gene encoding mitochondrial import inner membrane translocase subunit TIM23-1: MAYQAPDNEPDTDSKKEIRLYNPYKDLGIPNQNLYHLPSSPEYLFIEEAERKRRSWGENLTFYTGCGYLGGAIGGGARGLVDGVKSFEAGDTLKLRINRILNSSGHTGRTWGNRLGIIGLLYSGIESAMMETRDTDDVWNSVVAGLGTGALYRISGGVRSAAVAGAVGVVVAGTVVTVKQAFKRYAHLA, encoded by the coding sequence ATGGCGTACCAGGCCCCCGATAATGAACCGGACACCGATTCCAAGAAAGAAATCCGCCTCTACAACCCATACAAGGACCTTGGGATTCCAAATCAAAACCTCTACCATCTCCCATCCTCGCCGGAGTACCTCTTCATCGAGGAGGCTGAACGTAAGCGTCGATCCTGGGGTGAGAACCTCACCTTCTACACTGGCTGCGGTTACCTCGGTGGCGCCATCGGCGGCGGCGCTCGAGGCCTAGTAGACGGCGTCAAATCCTTCGAGGCTGGCGACACGCTCAAGCTCCGGATCAACCGTATTCTGAACTCTTCCGGCCACACTGGACGTACTTGGGGGAACCGTCTCGGCATCATAGGGTTGCTCTATTCCGGGATTGAGAGCGCAATGATGGAGACGAGAGACACCGACGACGTGTGGAACAGCGTGGTGGCGGGGCTCGGCACCGGAGCGCTGTATAGGATTTCGGGAGGCGTGAGATCTGCGGCCGTGGCAGGCGCAGTTGGAGTAGTGGTGGCCGGAACTGTCGTGACGGTTAAACAGGCTTTCAAACGCTACGCACATCTTGCGTGA